The DNA region AAAAACGGAATTGGATATGGTAGTATACCAATTGACTCAACATTTACTCAAAACAACTATTACATTAAGGCCTCTACAAACTGGATGAAAAACTTTAGTGAAGATAATTCCTTCACTCAAAGAATCTCTATCCTATCTGATCAAAAAAATACTAGTGCTAAAACTAGCTCTCAAGACGATTTTTATGAATTTAAACTCATGCCTGAAGGTGGTCATTTACTTCAAAATACAGTTAATAATATTGCCATATTGATTAAAAATCAAAACAATGAAGGTGTAAAAATTAAATCGGGGAAAATTATTGATAGTAACAGTAAAAACATTGGTTCTTTTAATACTAATACACTAGGTTTTGCAAATGTAAACTTACCAATTAAAAATAATGAAATTTATACGTTTGAAGCTACACTTTATAATGGGACTACTATAAAACAAAAAACCAATATACCTAAACAAATTGGTATTACACTTAATACTAAAGTGTTGGATGATTCTTTTGTGTTAAATATACTTACCAATAATAAATCTTTAAACGTACTTAATGGTAAAAAATATAGAGTCTTTATACACAATACCAGAAGTTATAAAAGCATTTTCTTTGACTTTAATAATATAGATAAAAACTACGTTTTATTACTTAAAAAGCAAGAACTATTTAAAGGTGCAAATATTATTACATTATTTAACGAAAAAAATCAACCTCTTTTAGAACGATTAATTTTTAACGATCTTGAAGATAGTTCTAGTAACATTAAAGTTACAACCTCTAAAATTAATTATGATTCTATTCGAGCTACAGTAATCAACTACTCTAAAGAAAAAATATTTTTAAGCTCAAGTTTTTTGCCTTCTAGCACTAAAGCTTATGAACCTAACAATAATATTAAATCACAAATTTTGCTAAAACCTTATGTAAAAGGGTTTATCGAAAACGCTAATTATTATTTTAACGCTTCAAAAAATAAATCTAAAGATTTAGACCTATTATTACTTACACAAGGCTGGAGCAAATATAGCTGGAATAATATTTTTAATAATCCTCCTAAAAACAACTTTAACTTTGAAAACGGAATAGATTTAACATTAACCATTAAAGAAAAATTAAGCCCTAAAAGAGCTGTTATGATGTTTTCAAAAGAAAATAATTTAATTAAAGAGTTTAAAAGCAACCAAAATCCTATAGTATTAAAAAACACTTTTATTAAAAAAAACAGTTCAGTAGATTTTGGTTTAAAAATTAATGACAAGCTTCTAGAAATATTACCTTATATTACTTATAGTAATTATTCAATAAAAGAAACTTTAAATAAAAAACACTTAATTAATTATAATAATTTTGAATTAGAAGTATCAAATTTTAAAGACCTATCAAAAGATGTTACAGTATTAGATGAAGTAATCTTAGAAGCACCTAAAAAAAAGATTAATAGCGAACCTTATGGAGCTATAACTATGTTAAATAGTGTCAAAATGAAAAATATGATAATTCCATCAGGAGAGACTATCATTGATTTTTTACAGTTTAAAGGATTTAAATATACAGGTTTCAAGTTTCTCCCAAAAGGTATTTCACAAAGAGGAAGAAAATTTACAAAGTATGATTCTGAAGGTGAAATAATAGAATCTACTTCTATGTCTGAAAAGAAAGACGAATTGCTAAGTCCAGAAGTTCGTGTGTTTTTAGACAATAATGAAATAACTTTTAATCTTTGGATCATTGAAAGTATGTATACAAATACTGTAAAAGAAGTGTTTTATGGTAGAGATCCTGGTAAAGTTGCTCAAGTAATATATATTTACACTCTTTCACCTCAAGAATATGCATCTAAAAATAGTCTGTTTTCAACAGTCAAAATACCTATAGGCTTTAACCAAGAAAAGGAATACTACTCTCCAAAATATCCTTCTTATACAAACTCAACCTATAAAGAATTTGGCGCTATTTTTTGGAAACCAAACATCATATTAGAACCAAATAAAGCTATAACTTTTAGTGTCCCTAAAAACTATCAAAAGGATGCTATAATTTTTATTGAAGGTATTTCAGAATCTGGTCAACTAATATCTAAAAATCAATTGTTAAGCTTTAAATAATTGTAACTGATTTAATATAACCAATCTAGCCTGTTCGTTTAAAGTTTTGGTTTCATTAATACTTAAATGCGAAGTCGGTATAAATGGATGCATCGTAGCTCTTAAAACACCTGGTCCACCACTAAACAAAGTATAAGAAAATCGTTTTTTATTATCTGCAAATGTTAAAGGCACTATTGGTATTTTATGGTTTATTGCTAATCTAAAAGCACCATCTTTAAAAGGTGCTAAATCTATATCTTCTTCTGGTACTAATCCTTCAGGAAAAATACATATACTTAATCCTTGCTTTAATCTTTTTTGTGCTCTTATAAATACTTTTTTTCTGCTTTCGGCATCACCACGATCAACTAAAATACACGTACGTTTATAGAAAAAACCAAACAAAGGTATTTTAGCTAACTCTGCTTTACCTACAAACACAAAAGGATTTTTTACCGCTACTAACATAAGCATAATGTCTATCATAGACGTATGGTTAGCGATAAACATATAGCTTTTTTTAGGTATAGGTTTTTCTAAGTATTCTATCCTTGTAGGCATGCCCATTCCTAATAGAATAAACCTTGCCCAAAACCTTGCTAACTTAAAAAAATAAGGATACCAAGCTTCTTTTAAAATAGAAAAAAACAAAAAAGGAAACAATACAATAATTGGTAAACCAACCAGTATATAAAACCAAACACGGTATAAAACCCAAAATATATATTTAAATATTTTCATTCATGCCAAAACTAAATAAATTAATTGAGCAATTCTGTTAAAAAAATTACCTTTGCTAATTCAATTTAAAAAAACTATGGCAAGAATATTAACAGGTATACAAAGTACAGGAACACCACATTTAGGTAATATTTTAGGCGCATTACAACCTGCAATTGCATTAGCAAACGATAATAAAAACGAATCTTTTTTATTTATAGCAGATATGCACTCTTTAACCCAAATTAAAGATGCTAAAACACTACGTCAAAACACTTATTCTACAGCTGCAACTTGGTTAGCGTTTGGTTTAGACATAGAAAAAACAGTGTTTTATAGACAAAGTGATGTGCCGCAATGTACAGAGTTATCTTGGTATTTAAGCTGTTTTTTTCCGTATCAAAGATTAACACTAGCGCACAGTTTTAAAGATAAAGCAGATCGATTAGAAGATGTTAATGCTGGTCTTTTTACATATCCAATGCTAATGGCTGCAGATATTTTACTTTACGATGCCGAGATTATTCCTGTTGGTAAAGATCAATTACAACATATAGAAATGACTAGAGATGTTGCGTCTAGATTTCATGCTAAAATGGGAGATACATTTGTTTTACCTGAAGGAAAAATTGAAGAACACACAAAATTAATTCCTGGTACAGATGGCGCTAAAATGAGTAAAAGTAAAGGAAACATTATCGACATATTTTTACCCGAAAAAAAATTACGCAAACAAATTATGTCTATCCAAACAGATAGTACTCCTTTAGAATTACCTAAAGACTGGAGCACTTGTAATTGCTTTGCTATTTACAGTTTGTTAGCTTCTGAAAATGAAATTGAAACCATGAAAGCCAACTACGAAAACGGAAATTATGGTTATGGTCACGCTAAACAAGCCTTATATGAGCTAGTTTTAAGCACTTTTAAAACGCAAAGAGAAAGCTATAATTACTACATGGATAATTTAGATAAAGTAGATGAAGCTTTAGCAATTGGAGCAGAAAAAGCAAAAAAAGTAGCAGACCAAGTTTTAGACCGTGTTAGAAAAAAAGTAGGCTATTAATACTAAAAAAACCTTGAAAAATAATTTCAAGGTTTTTTTTATATGGCTTCAAATAGTTTGCCTGGTAAAGGTCTAATAACACCTTTTAATTCCATAGTTAACAATATACCTACTAACTTATAAGTTGGTATTTTACAATCTATAGCAATTACATCTAATAAGACCTTATTTTGTTCTTTTAAGTAATTATAAATTACTGTTTCTTCTTCTGTTAATTCTATAAATAATTCTTGCTGTATAGGTTTCTGCTTATAATCTTCTAACTTCCAATCCAATAAATAAGGAATATCTAAAGGTGTAGATAATAAATGTGCTTTTTGATGTTTTATTAAATTATTGCATCCAACACTTTGTGTATCTGTAATACGACCAGGTACAGCAAACACATCTCTATTGTAAGAATTAGCTATATCTGCAGTGACTAAACTACCACCTTTTTCTGCAGATTCTATTACAATTGTAGCTTGACTAATACCGGCAATAATTCTATTCCTTTTTAAAAAATTATTACGGTCAAATGTATGACTACTCCAAAAATCTGAGAAAAAACCACCATTATGCTCTACATCTGCCACATACTTTTTATGTGTTTTTGGGTAAATTTGATTTAAGCCATGTGCTAAACAACCTATAGTTTGTAAATTGTGTTTTAAAGCTGCTTTGTGTGCTGTAATATCTGTACCATATGCAAATCCAGAAACTATTATTGGATTATAAATTGCTAGTTCTTCAATTAAATTTTCGCAAAAAGCAATTCCCGCAGTTGTTATTTTTCTAGTTCCAACAACGCTAATTATGTGCTTATTGTTTAAATTAATATGTCCTGTAGAGAATAATAAAATAGGACTATCTATACAATGCTTTAAGTTTTCAGGATAAGTATCGTCTGTAAAATAATGGTATTTAATCTCATTATCTTTTATAAATTTTAACTCTGTATTTGCAGCTTCTAGATGGTTTGATTTAAAAATTTCGTTTAATAAAATTTGACCAATACCATCAATTTTAAGTAGGTTAGATTTTTTCTCTTTAAATACAGCTTCTGCACATCCGCAATGATTAATTAGCTTTTTAGCTGTAGTATCTCCTACTTTAGAAACGTGTTGTAAGGCCAATATATATAAAAGCTGATCTTCGTTTATCATTTTATAAGACTGATAATTAGACTACAAGAAAAGAAAATTATTGCTGTTAATAAATAATAGGCTTAAAATTTTATTGGTTTTTAAAAATTTATAAATTTGTTTTTATGCAATTAGAAACCTACATAAGCGATTTATTATACCGTTACGATTGTGTTACTGTACCAGAATTTGGTGCATTTTTAACACAACGTAAATCGGCAGAAGTACACGAGACTACAAATGCATTTTATCCTCCAAAAAAGATGTTATCTTTTAACGAGCAAATACAAAATAATGATGGTTTGTTAGCAAAGTACATTGCAGATGTAGAAAAAATTCCGTTTGAAATTGCTACGCAAAATATAGCCATGCGCGTTAAATCATTAAAATCTTATTTAACAGAAGGTGAAACACTAACTTTTGAAAATATTGGTGATTTAACATTAAATAGTATTGGTAAAATTGAATTTACGCCATCTTACCATTTAAACTATTTAACAGATGCATTTGGTTTATCGCAATACGTGAGTCCTTCTATAACAAGAGAAGTTTACAAAGAAGACGTTACCACTTTAGAAAAAGAAGTACCAACAATTGCTATTACTACTCAAAAACGTAAGAGTAAATCTTATTTAAAATATGCAGCAGTAGCAATAATAGCTTTAGGACTTAGTGGTTTTGGTGTAAACAACTATTATAAAAACATAGAAAATCACAACCAAATAGCACAGGAAGAAGCTAACAATCAACTAGAAGATCAAATACAAGAAGCTACATTTGTAATTAGTAATCCATTACCAGCTGTTACTTTAAACGTTAGTAAACAAGCAGGAAATTTTCATGTTGTAGCTGGCGCTTTTAGAGTAGAAGAAAATTCTGATAAAAAAGTTAATCAACTAAGAAATTTAGGTTACAAAGCAAGAAAAATAGGTACTAACAAATTTGGTTTACACCAAGTTGTTTACGGAAGCTATTCTACAAGAGAAGAAGCTATTAAAGTTTTAAATACTGTAAGAACTTCTAGCAATAAAGACGCTTGGTTGCTTATCAAACAATTAGACTAACATCTTAAAATTTTATATAAAAGAGCTTATTTGTTTTATACGAATAAGCTCTTTTTCTTTTAATAAAATATTAATTATTTGTAAAAAGCTAAAACAAAAAATACAATTCGCCTTACCTTTGCAAAAAATTAAAATTATGACTCCTAAAACTGCAGAAAACTCTAAAACCACATTAACAGATTTAGTATTACCTAGTGAAACTAATCCCTTAAATAATCTTTTTGGAGGCGAATTACTAGCGCGTATGGATCGTGCTGCAAGTATAAGTGCAAGACGCCATAGTAGACGTATTGTTGTAACTGCGTCTGTTAATCACGTAGCGTTTAATAGAGCTGTACCTTTAGGAAGTGTTGTAACTGTAGAAGCTAAAGTCTCTAGAGCCTTTAAAAGCTCTATGGAAATTTATATTGATGTATGGATTGAAGATCGCGAGTCTGGAGAACGTACAAAAGCTAACGAAGCCATTTACACCTTTGTAGCAGTTGATGAAACTGGAAGACCTGTAAATGTTCCAGAATTAATCCCTGAAACTAAATTAGAAAAAGAACGTTTTGCTGCTGCTTTAAGACGTAAACAATTAAGCTTAGTGTTAGCTGGTAAAATGCAACCCAAAGATGCTACAGAGCTAAAAGCATTATTTGAATAGTTACATCTTATAAATCCACTCTGCTGGATTTTGTGAAGCGTTATTTTTATAAATACTAAACTTAAGCATAGTCTCTCCTTCACTATCGGTAAAGACTTCGCCTATCTCCTGTTTTGTAGAAATTTCGTCACCTTTTTTTACAAATACTCTTTGTAAATTACCGTAAGCTGTGATATAATTACCGTGTTGGATTAAAACAACAGGATTACTTGTTTTTTGTACCATAACTGCAAGAACTGTTCCTTTAAAAACTGCTCTTACTTTAGCAGCTCTTTCTGTAGCTATTCTTACACCATTACTTTGTATTTCTAACTTAGGATCTATTAAGGAGCGTTGCTTACCATAACGTAATCTAACAACACCTTTTTCTACTGGCCAAGGTAATTTTCCTTTATTGTTTAAAAAGTCTGCTGCTACTAATTTTGCTTCTGCAGTTAGTGCAAAACCAGATTCGTAAGTAGAAGTCTTACCTGCTTTTTTGTTAGATTTAGCTATTTCGGCTTTAATAATTCTATCTATTTCTTGATCTATTTTATTTACTTCTTTTTGTTTGTCTTTAATTTGAGAAGCGTATTTACTTAGATCCTTTTTTATGTCTGCCATAACAGATTCGTGTTGCTTTCTGTCGGCTTCCAATTGCTTTTGGATTACTTTATTTTCTGCAATTAACTTGTCTTTTTCTTCTTTTTGCTTAACTAATCCTAAATTTAAATCTTGAAGCTTTTTGGCTTTTACTTTAATATCTTCGGCTTGTTTTTGTTGCACTTTTGCGTATTGGTTCATATACTGCAAACGCTTATAGGCTTGTCTAAAATTTTCTGAAGACAGTAAAAACATCACACGACTTTGCTCGCTTTTATTTTTATAACTTTTTTGAATGGTTTTTGCGTAATTTTCTTTTAAAATTGAAAGCTCGTCACGCAATTGCGTGATTTCTTTTTGATTATTAGCTATTGATCTAGTTAACAAATTAGCTTGCTGATTGGTGACTTTAATTAAGTTATTGGTTACGCTTAATTTGTAATTTAGATCTTCTATTAAAGCAGTTTGACTTTTCTTTTTACTTTGATTAGAAAATAATAATGAATTTATTTTTTCTATTTCTTTTCGTAATTCTATTCGTCTTGCTTCTAGTTGGTCTTTTTTGGTAGTTTGTGCTTGCGCCAAAGTTATGCCTAGTACGAATAATAGCGTAATTGTTGTATTTAAAATGCGGCGTAACTTCATCATTTTATAATTCTATTTTTTTGTAACCAGAAGGTATTGTAAACGGAAATCTTACTTCTTCGTCTAACTGTACAGATTTTAATTCTAAATTGATTTCTAATTGATCTTCGTTTTCTACAGCTAATATTTTTGTTTGAGAAGGAAAGGTTTGATTTTCTACTTCTTGATACGATAGATAGTCTATTTGCAATATACGGCGTTGTTCTGGTTGTGCTATTTGTTGAGAATCCATTTTAAAATGTGCTGGATTTATCATTAAAAATAACTCGAATAATTCGCGCTGTTTTTTTGGTTGTAATTGATAGGATTTATCAAAGATATCTAGCTTATAATCTTTATCGTTTAAAGCAAATAATGATTGACCTAATAGCATATTTTGTACTTTTTGAAAATCTAATTCTGTTCCTAAAAGGTTGCTTAAATATGTAAAATCGCCATCAAAATATGTATTATCCCATTTGTTATAATAAGCTACTCTTTGTGGTGTGATTAACACTTTGGCTATGCCTAGCTTACTCATCCAAATGGTTTTATCTTTTTCTATCCTTAAGCTTACTGTTGTACCTTCAGATCGATCTTGTTGGATATACTCTACTTTTAACTTTCCTACTAAGGTTTTAAAATTAGCATCTACTTTTTCTATCTGTTTTACTAATTGTTTAGTAGTTAATTTACTGTTTAATTCTC from Mesoflavibacter profundi includes:
- a CDS encoding acyl-CoA thioesterase, whose amino-acid sequence is MTPKTAENSKTTLTDLVLPSETNPLNNLFGGELLARMDRAASISARRHSRRIVVTASVNHVAFNRAVPLGSVVTVEAKVSRAFKSSMEIYIDVWIEDRESGERTKANEAIYTFVAVDETGRPVNVPELIPETKLEKERFAAALRRKQLSLVLAGKMQPKDATELKALFE
- a CDS encoding HU domain-containing protein translates to MQLETYISDLLYRYDCVTVPEFGAFLTQRKSAEVHETTNAFYPPKKMLSFNEQIQNNDGLLAKYIADVEKIPFEIATQNIAMRVKSLKSYLTEGETLTFENIGDLTLNSIGKIEFTPSYHLNYLTDAFGLSQYVSPSITREVYKEDVTTLEKEVPTIAITTQKRKSKSYLKYAAVAIIALGLSGFGVNNYYKNIENHNQIAQEEANNQLEDQIQEATFVISNPLPAVTLNVSKQAGNFHVVAGAFRVEENSDKKVNQLRNLGYKARKIGTNKFGLHQVVYGSYSTREEAIKVLNTVRTSSNKDAWLLIKQLD
- a CDS encoding DUF4292 domain-containing protein — its product is MSNTLKFALIALCFITLTISCKSTKTITANGELNSKLTTKQLVKQIEKVDANFKTLVGKLKVEYIQQDRSEGTTVSLRIEKDKTIWMSKLGIAKVLITPQRVAYYNKWDNTYFDGDFTYLSNLLGTELDFQKVQNMLLGQSLFALNDKDYKLDIFDKSYQLQPKKQRELFELFLMINPAHFKMDSQQIAQPEQRRILQIDYLSYQEVENQTFPSQTKILAVENEDQLEINLELKSVQLDEEVRFPFTIPSGYKKIEL
- the dprA gene encoding DNA-processing protein DprA encodes the protein MNEDQLLYILALQHVSKVGDTTAKKLINHCGCAEAVFKEKKSNLLKIDGIGQILLNEIFKSNHLEAANTELKFIKDNEIKYHYFTDDTYPENLKHCIDSPILLFSTGHINLNNKHIISVVGTRKITTAGIAFCENLIEELAIYNPIIVSGFAYGTDITAHKAALKHNLQTIGCLAHGLNQIYPKTHKKYVADVEHNGGFFSDFWSSHTFDRNNFLKRNRIIAGISQATIVIESAEKGGSLVTADIANSYNRDVFAVPGRITDTQSVGCNNLIKHQKAHLLSTPLDIPYLLDWKLEDYKQKPIQQELFIELTEEETVIYNYLKEQNKVLLDVIAIDCKIPTYKLVGILLTMELKGVIRPLPGKLFEAI
- the trpS gene encoding tryptophan--tRNA ligase, whose translation is MARILTGIQSTGTPHLGNILGALQPAIALANDNKNESFLFIADMHSLTQIKDAKTLRQNTYSTAATWLAFGLDIEKTVFYRQSDVPQCTELSWYLSCFFPYQRLTLAHSFKDKADRLEDVNAGLFTYPMLMAADILLYDAEIIPVGKDQLQHIEMTRDVASRFHAKMGDTFVLPEGKIEEHTKLIPGTDGAKMSKSKGNIIDIFLPEKKLRKQIMSIQTDSTPLELPKDWSTCNCFAIYSLLASENEIETMKANYENGNYGYGHAKQALYELVLSTFKTQRESYNYYMDNLDKVDEALAIGAEKAKKVADQVLDRVRKKVGY
- a CDS encoding lysophospholipid acyltransferase family protein — protein: MKIFKYIFWVLYRVWFYILVGLPIIVLFPFLFFSILKEAWYPYFFKLARFWARFILLGMGMPTRIEYLEKPIPKKSYMFIANHTSMIDIMLMLVAVKNPFVFVGKAELAKIPLFGFFYKRTCILVDRGDAESRKKVFIRAQKRLKQGLSICIFPEGLVPEEDIDLAPFKDGAFRLAINHKIPIVPLTFADNKKRFSYTLFSGGPGVLRATMHPFIPTSHLSINETKTLNEQARLVILNQLQLFKA
- a CDS encoding murein hydrolase activator EnvC family protein, whose translation is MMKLRRILNTTITLLFVLGITLAQAQTTKKDQLEARRIELRKEIEKINSLLFSNQSKKKSQTALIEDLNYKLSVTNNLIKVTNQQANLLTRSIANNQKEITQLRDELSILKENYAKTIQKSYKNKSEQSRVMFLLSSENFRQAYKRLQYMNQYAKVQQKQAEDIKVKAKKLQDLNLGLVKQKEEKDKLIAENKVIQKQLEADRKQHESVMADIKKDLSKYASQIKDKQKEVNKIDQEIDRIIKAEIAKSNKKAGKTSTYESGFALTAEAKLVAADFLNNKGKLPWPVEKGVVRLRYGKQRSLIDPKLEIQSNGVRIATERAAKVRAVFKGTVLAVMVQKTSNPVVLIQHGNYITAYGNLQRVFVKKGDEISTKQEIGEVFTDSEGETMLKFSIYKNNASQNPAEWIYKM